One genomic segment of Gammaproteobacteria bacterium includes these proteins:
- a CDS encoding PAS domain S-box protein, whose product MRNRHQTESANRLMIQTVWPFVVIIVILLGSMIFSLDIMSSMRAFVGGESMWSKGQKQAHISLVAYIYSYSETDYQDFLKAIAIPMGDRKARIALDKAEPDVKTAFEGFVEGGNHSEDIPGMIRLYRYFGKTPLLEETIRFWAEGDVHIAKLNSLGHRLYQEITAGDWNRADMFKAIHALNSINQEVTPFEDAFSTSIAAVSHQVEQVIAALLLGLTTLLTTLGLYFSRRLASQRQASMRAERQEADKNRTFLHNASDGIHIVDTDGDITEVSDSFCAMLGYERDEAIGMNLTQVEVLRNQDEIANLMRHIIERNTRFQIDTIHRRKDGSLLDVELSVMPVILDEQVFLFSSTRDITARKQAEAALQESRNLLQAVIDHVPMRVFWKDRTLRYLGCNPAFARDAGKHDPSELIGKDDYQMGWATEADLYRADDQEVIDSGIPQINYEEPQTTPDGRTIWLRTSKVPLTTINNKVIGVLGIYENITETKRLHDELVQHRAHLEELVEARTAELKRVHQNIADTQYAMDKVGIGITWADFATGRFTYSNPYAAECLGYTPEELCQLTVSDIDSHFPAECYREIREQIKQQSYIQFETAQRAKDGHLIPVEMTIYYQAAKDSSGPRFIAFQTDISTRKEAEQALVDAKEAAEAANLAKSLFLANMSHEIRTPMNGVIGMTGVLLNTRLTDEQRKMAQVIHDSAQTQLSILNDILDFSKIEAGKLKCSIEPFALAEVVEKTCATLAEQARLKGVTLRHTVDAHIPPALEGDALRVRQILSNFLSNAIKFSSGLGRTGNVEVVARRADGEGGRVWIELAVRDNGIGMDAQTQERVFHPFAQADASTTRQYGGTGLGLVISARLAEAMGGEIRVESTPGAGSTFTARLPFPCADEAPLAAATDAQNRPPPQITVLNRAEAIVQGRLILVAEDNATNQEVIQQQLALLGYPCDLAPDGRAAFRQWLTGDYALVLSDLHMPHLDGYQLAQAIRREEAQRRNGHIPILALTANVLQDETERCQASGMDGYLAKPVPLSQLREQLIHWLPAAANPRPASRTAEMPASAEATEETEDAGELPVFDPGILIQMVGDKSAIHRRLLEKFQVTAQAQAERLHAAVAEGDAAAVSQIAHSLKSNARAIGALQLGDLCEKLEQAGKAGDLTALQVQQDVFDSAFERASKTIDAFHPDQ is encoded by the coding sequence ATGCGCAATAGACACCAGACTGAATCCGCTAATCGATTGATGATACAAACCGTTTGGCCTTTCGTGGTGATCATCGTCATTCTGTTAGGTTCGATGATATTCAGCCTGGATATCATGTCCTCGATGCGAGCCTTCGTGGGTGGGGAAAGCATGTGGTCGAAGGGGCAGAAACAGGCGCACATTTCGCTTGTAGCCTATATCTATTCCTATTCTGAGACGGACTACCAGGATTTTCTTAAAGCCATCGCCATTCCGATGGGGGATCGTAAGGCCCGTATTGCACTCGACAAGGCGGAGCCAGATGTGAAGACCGCTTTCGAAGGGTTTGTCGAGGGAGGGAATCACTCTGAAGACATACCGGGAATGATCCGTTTGTATCGCTACTTTGGGAAAACACCGCTTCTAGAGGAGACAATCCGCTTCTGGGCTGAGGGCGACGTCCACATCGCTAAACTTAATTCTCTGGGGCATCGATTGTATCAGGAGATCACTGCGGGTGACTGGAATCGCGCCGACATGTTCAAAGCGATTCACGCGTTGAATTCCATCAACCAAGAGGTTACTCCCTTCGAGGACGCGTTCTCGACATCGATCGCAGCGGTGTCGCACCAGGTAGAACAGGTGATTGCCGCCTTACTCTTGGGGTTGACGACCCTGTTGACCACCCTTGGTTTGTACTTTTCTCGCCGGTTGGCGTCTCAACGCCAGGCCTCGATGCGAGCTGAGCGTCAGGAAGCCGATAAGAATAGAACTTTCCTGCACAATGCTAGCGATGGTATTCACATCGTGGATACAGACGGCGACATCACGGAAGTCAGTGATTCCTTCTGTGCCATGCTGGGTTACGAGCGAGATGAAGCGATCGGAATGAACCTTACCCAGGTGGAAGTACTGCGCAATCAAGATGAAATTGCCAATTTAATGAGACATATAATTGAAAGAAATACACGTTTTCAGATTGATACGATACACCGACGCAAAGATGGCAGCTTGCTTGATGTGGAACTCAGTGTCATGCCAGTGATTCTTGACGAACAGGTCTTCTTATTCAGCTCGACCCGCGACATAACAGCACGCAAGCAGGCAGAAGCGGCGCTACAGGAGTCCAGAAACCTGCTTCAAGCTGTCATCGATCATGTTCCCATGCGCGTATTCTGGAAGGACCGGACGTTGCGCTATCTGGGTTGCAATCCCGCCTTTGCCCGGGATGCCGGAAAACACGATCCAAGTGAGCTAATTGGCAAGGACGATTACCAGATGGGTTGGGCAACCGAGGCCGATCTGTATCGCGCCGATGATCAGGAGGTCATCGACTCTGGCATACCACAAATCAACTACGAAGAACCCCAAACCACACCAGATGGACGAACGATTTGGCTGCGCACCTCGAAAGTTCCCCTGACGACCATAAATAATAAGGTGATTGGCGTACTTGGAATCTATGAGAACATCACGGAAACAAAACGATTGCACGATGAATTGGTCCAGCACCGTGCTCACCTGGAGGAACTGGTGGAAGCTCGTACCGCTGAACTGAAACGAGTCCACCAGAACATCGCGGATACTCAATACGCCATGGACAAGGTTGGGATCGGCATCACATGGGCGGATTTCGCCACGGGGCGTTTCACCTATTCTAATCCTTATGCCGCTGAGTGCCTCGGTTATACCCCCGAGGAACTGTGTCAGTTAACGGTCTCCGACATTGATTCCCACTTTCCGGCCGAATGCTATAGGGAGATCAGGGAACAGATCAAACAGCAAAGTTATATACAATTCGAGACCGCGCAACGCGCCAAAGACGGCCATCTGATTCCCGTCGAAATGACGATCTACTACCAGGCCGCTAAGGATAGCTCCGGCCCTCGCTTCATTGCCTTCCAAACCGACATCAGCACCCGCAAGGAAGCGGAGCAGGCCCTGGTGGACGCCAAAGAGGCCGCCGAAGCGGCCAATCTGGCCAAGAGCCTTTTTCTGGCCAACATGAGCCACGAGATCCGCACGCCGATGAACGGTGTGATCGGCATGACCGGCGTGCTGCTCAACACGCGCCTGACCGACGAGCAGCGCAAGATGGCCCAGGTCATCCACGACTCGGCTCAAACCCAGCTGAGCATCCTCAACGACATCCTTGATTTCTCCAAGATCGAGGCCGGCAAGCTCAAGTGCTCTATCGAACCTTTCGCGCTGGCCGAGGTGGTCGAGAAGACCTGCGCCACGCTGGCCGAACAGGCCCGGTTGAAGGGGGTGACGCTGCGTCATACCGTGGATGCGCACATCCCCCCGGCCCTGGAGGGCGATGCCCTGCGGGTGCGGCAGATCCTGTCCAACTTCCTCAGCAACGCCATCAAATTCTCCAGCGGTTTGGGCCGCACGGGGAACGTTGAGGTGGTCGCGCGGCGAGCCGACGGAGAAGGGGGCCGGGTCTGGATCGAACTGGCGGTGCGCGACAACGGCATCGGCATGGATGCGCAGACGCAGGAGCGGGTGTTTCATCCCTTCGCCCAGGCCGACGCCTCGACCACGCGCCAGTACGGCGGGACGGGATTGGGGCTGGTGATCAGCGCGCGCCTGGCTGAAGCGATGGGTGGCGAGATTCGAGTGGAGAGCACGCCGGGGGCCGGCAGCACCTTCACCGCCCGCCTGCCTTTTCCCTGCGCCGACGAGGCGCCCCTGGCCGCTGCCACTGATGCCCAGAACCGACCGCCACCTCAAATCACCGTTCTGAATCGCGCGGAAGCCATTGTGCAGGGGCGGTTGATCCTGGTGGCCGAGGACAACGCGACCAATCAGGAGGTCATCCAGCAGCAACTGGCCCTGCTGGGCTACCCCTGCGACCTCGCCCCGGACGGACGGGCCGCCTTCCGCCAGTGGCTGACCGGCGACTACGCCTTGGTACTGTCTGACCTGCACATGCCGCACCTGGATGGCTATCAGCTTGCTCAGGCAATCCGCCGGGAAGAGGCCCAGCGGAGGAACGGCCACATCCCGATCCTGGCCTTAACGGCCAACGTGCTCCAGGACGAAACTGAGCGTTGCCAGGCCAGCGGCATGGACGGCTACCTGGCCAAGCCCGTACCCTTGTCGCAACTGCGGGAACAACTCATCCACTGGCTGCCAGCCGCCGCGAACCCGCGTCCAGCGAGCCGGACGGCTGAGATGCCTGCCTCTGCGGAGGCTACAGAAGAGACGGAGGACGCAGGTGAACTTCCGGTGTTCGACCCTGGTATTCTGATCCAGATGGTGGGGGACAAATCGGCCATCCACCGCCGCCTACTGGAGAAGTTCCAGGTCACGGCGCAGGCGCAGGCCGAGCGCCTCCACGCTGCGGTTGCCGAGGGAGATGCCGCCGCCGTCAGCCAGATCGCGCACAGTCTCAAATCCAATGCCCGCGCCATCGGCGCCCTGCAACTGGGTGACTTGTGCGAAAAACTGGAACAGGCCGGCAAGGCCGGAGACCTGACTGCACTTCAGGTTCAACAGGATGTGTTTGATTCCGCCTTTGAAAGGGCTAGCAAGACTATCGATGCCTTCCACCCGGATCAATGA
- a CDS encoding high-potential iron-sulfur protein: MDHHAPDNSRRRFIKLTAIGLAAAPFASTLLSGTAHAAEMVSESDPQASALGYVADAAKSDKRTDTAAACHSCGLYTGKEGEESGPCAIFQGKLVNANGWCTAWVKKAG; encoded by the coding sequence ATGGATCATCATGCCCCTGATAACAGTCGCCGTCGTTTCATCAAGCTGACCGCCATCGGCCTGGCTGCCGCGCCATTCGCCAGCACCCTGTTGAGTGGAACCGCCCACGCCGCAGAGATGGTCAGCGAGAGCGATCCCCAAGCGTCGGCGCTGGGCTATGTGGCCGATGCCGCCAAATCTGACAAACGGACGGATACAGCGGCAGCTTGCCATAGTTGTGGCCTGTACACTGGCAAAGAGGGTGAGGAAAGCGGCCCCTGTGCGATTTTCCAGGGCAAGCTGGTCAACGCTAACGGCTGGTGCACCGCCTGGGTGAAGAAAGCAGGCTGA
- the parE gene encoding DNA topoisomerase IV subunit B, with amino-acid sequence MNASYDASAIEVLSGLDPVRKRPGMYTDTTRPNHLAQEVIDNSVDEAIAGHAGTITVTLYADGSLAVEDDGRGMPVDIHPEEGIPGVELILTRLHAGGKFSDRSYQFSGGLHGVGVSVVNALSSRLEVRVKRNGREYQMVFAGGDKVSELTEIGLAPRRVTGTHVRFWPDLRYFDSPKFSVPRLQHVLRAKAVLCPGLKVKFNDEATGEQVLWHYQDGLTDYLREALGKTALLPDPPFVGHISSEREAVDWALTWLPEGGEPVAESYVNLIPTPLGGTHVNGLRGGLTDAVREFCEFRNLLPRGLRIAPEDVWEGCCYVLSVKMQDPQFSGQTKERLSSRECAVFVGGVVKDALSLWLNQHPETGERIAQLALANAQKRLRASRKVVRKQVTSGPALPGKLADCTAQDLARTELFLVEGDSAGGSTKQARNREFQAVMPLRGKILNTWEVDSAEVMASQEVHDIAVAIGVDPGSEALTGLRYGKICILADADSDGLHIATLLCALFVRHFRPLVETGHVHVAMPPLFRVDVGKDIFYALDEAEKQGILDRIAAEKKKGKINVTRFKGLGEMNPLQLRETTMDPTTRRLVQLTLETGDDTLKLMDMLLAKKRAGDRKNWLEEKGNLAEV; translated from the coding sequence ATGAACGCTTCCTATGACGCCTCCGCGATTGAAGTTCTCAGTGGTCTGGACCCGGTCCGCAAGCGACCAGGGATGTACACCGACACGACTCGCCCTAATCACTTGGCCCAGGAAGTCATCGACAACAGCGTGGATGAAGCCATCGCCGGTCATGCCGGGACGATCACGGTCACGCTATACGCCGATGGCTCGCTGGCGGTTGAGGACGACGGACGGGGGATGCCGGTGGATATTCACCCGGAAGAGGGTATCCCCGGCGTCGAATTAATCCTGACCCGACTGCATGCCGGCGGTAAATTCTCCGATCGCAGTTACCAGTTTTCCGGCGGTCTGCACGGGGTTGGGGTATCGGTAGTGAATGCCCTATCCAGCCGTCTGGAAGTCCGGGTCAAACGCAACGGCAGGGAATACCAGATGGTTTTCGCCGGTGGCGACAAAGTGTCGGAACTAACGGAAATCGGCCTCGCGCCGCGCCGGGTCACCGGAACCCATGTGCGCTTTTGGCCCGATCTGCGCTATTTTGACTCGCCAAAGTTTTCCGTACCGCGCTTGCAGCATGTCCTGCGCGCCAAGGCGGTGCTGTGTCCAGGATTGAAGGTCAAGTTCAATGATGAAGCCACCGGTGAACAGGTTCTCTGGCATTATCAGGACGGTCTGACCGACTATCTGCGGGAAGCGCTGGGCAAAACGGCGCTACTGCCCGATCCCCCCTTTGTCGGTCATATTAGCAGTGAGCGCGAAGCGGTAGACTGGGCCTTGACTTGGTTGCCGGAGGGTGGCGAACCGGTGGCGGAAAGTTATGTGAATCTGATCCCCACGCCGTTGGGTGGGACGCATGTCAATGGCTTGCGTGGCGGCCTAACTGATGCAGTCAGGGAGTTCTGCGAGTTCCGCAACCTGTTGCCGCGCGGGTTGCGCATTGCGCCAGAGGATGTTTGGGAAGGTTGCTGCTATGTCCTCTCGGTCAAGATGCAGGACCCGCAATTCTCCGGCCAGACCAAGGAGCGGTTGTCGTCGCGGGAATGTGCGGTATTCGTCGGTGGGGTCGTCAAGGACGCGCTGAGCCTGTGGCTAAACCAGCATCCGGAAACCGGCGAGCGCATTGCTCAACTTGCGCTGGCGAATGCCCAGAAACGCTTGCGGGCCAGCCGCAAGGTCGTGCGGAAACAGGTGACCAGCGGCCCGGCGCTGCCCGGCAAACTGGCGGATTGCACCGCCCAGGACCTGGCGCGCACCGAACTGTTTCTGGTGGAAGGCGATTCCGCTGGCGGCTCCACCAAGCAGGCGCGTAATCGGGAATTTCAGGCGGTGATGCCCTTGCGCGGCAAGATTCTTAACACCTGGGAGGTCGATTCCGCCGAGGTCATGGCCTCGCAGGAAGTACATGACATCGCGGTGGCCATCGGCGTCGATCCCGGTTCCGAAGCGTTAACTGGGTTGCGCTATGGCAAAATTTGTATTCTCGCTGACGCCGATTCCGATGGTTTGCATATCGCTACTCTGTTATGCGCGCTTTTCGTGCGTCACTTCCGACCGCTGGTGGAGACCGGACATGTTCATGTCGCCATGCCGCCGCTGTTTCGCGTCGATGTCGGCAAGGACATATTTTACGCGCTGGACGAGGCGGAGAAACAGGGCATTCTCGATCGGATCGCTGCCGAGAAAAAGAAAGGCAAGATCAATGTCACTCGTTTCAAAGGACTGGGTGAAATGAATCCCCTGCAATTGCGGGAAACGACGATGGACCCGACGACGCGCCGACTGGTGCAGTTGACGCTGGAGACCGGCGACGACACCCTGAAATTGATGGATATGCTGCTGGCAAAGAAGCGCGCGGGGGATCGCAAGAACTGGTTGGAGGAGAAAGGCAATCTGGCGGAAGTGTAA
- a CDS encoding bacteriohemerythrin, with product MPSTRINELNGAKMTTTQLEIFPWNENFATGIEEIDVQHKRLVDLLNALVSYLAFNADAPALNQVFDELKDYTVVHFSTEERIWHEYFQNDPWEVWHKDAHSDFIAKVLEIKQKETELPLDDVIVEIVGFLTRWLALHIIESDKRMAKVVLALPSGISFERAKEQANEEMAGATRVLIGTIMDMYDKLANRTIALTREISRRMKAEAELRDAQNELLELKNAAITASQAKSAFLANMSHEIRTPMSGVIGMSEVLLNTRLTDEQHKMTCIIRDSAQTQLGILNDILDFSKIEAGRLDLSIESFTIADVVEKTCAMLTGQARQKGVTLRHDVDAHIPRALEGDALRVRQILTNFTTNAIKFSSGLDRAGDVEVVARQVGEASDPVWVELSVRDNGIGMDAATLERVFHPFTQADAATARKYGGTGLGLVISTRLAEVMGGEIRVDSTPDVGSTFTARLPFPRADATPLTIAADAQDRPPPQATILSRAEAIAQGQLILVAEDNVTNQEVIRQQLTLLGYPCDLAPDGRAAFSQWLSGDYGLVLSDLHMPHLDGYQLAQAIRVEEGKRGAGRTPILALTANVLKGEAERCQAAGMDVYLAKPVSLPDLQAALDHWLPKPLLGRASAFSIMLLDDDTFMHDLISSMLEELGYDDVSCYETGESALAMLDQSTEKPDAILLDINMPGMDGIEFVEQLMQRQYSGCLILVSGEDEMMLRATEKLAQEVHLSVVGSVQKPPLPQRLADLLGRCRARHAPSTPTAATVVRKSYDAAALRTAIANSELVNYYQPKVALPGGEWIGVETLVRWQHPEDGLVFPDQFIPVAEASGIIGDVTRAVLKESIRQAQLWRDEGFALQVAVNVSMEDLTDMAFADFVIEQAASHNVLPQAIVLEVTEGRLMQDLATALHVLTRLRLKRFRLSIDDFGTGHSSLAQLRDLPFDELKIDRSFTHNAGKDARLKAIFTASLDMAKQLHMEVVVEGVEDEEDWAFLLTTSSQIAQGYFISRPLPAEALLHWYEQWRKRQ from the coding sequence ATGCCTTCCACCCGGATCAATGAGCTAAATGGCGCCAAAATGACCACGACCCAACTGGAAATCTTTCCCTGGAACGAAAACTTCGCGACCGGCATCGAGGAAATCGACGTACAGCATAAGCGTCTCGTCGATCTTCTCAATGCTCTGGTGAGCTATCTGGCATTCAATGCCGATGCCCCGGCCCTGAATCAAGTCTTCGACGAATTGAAAGACTATACGGTCGTGCATTTCTCGACTGAGGAACGTATCTGGCACGAATATTTCCAGAATGATCCCTGGGAGGTATGGCATAAAGACGCCCATAGTGATTTCATTGCCAAGGTGCTCGAGATCAAGCAGAAAGAAACCGAGTTACCGTTGGATGATGTGATCGTGGAGATTGTCGGATTCCTGACGCGTTGGCTGGCTTTGCACATCATCGAATCCGACAAGCGCATGGCCAAGGTGGTGCTGGCCTTGCCTTCTGGCATTTCGTTCGAACGCGCCAAGGAACAGGCGAATGAAGAGATGGCTGGAGCCACTCGCGTTCTGATTGGCACCATCATGGATATGTACGACAAGCTGGCCAACCGCACGATCGCGCTAACACGCGAGATCAGCCGGCGCATGAAAGCAGAAGCGGAGTTGCGCGACGCGCAGAATGAATTGCTGGAATTGAAAAACGCGGCGATCACGGCGAGCCAAGCCAAGAGCGCCTTCCTGGCCAACATGTCGCACGAGATTCGCACGCCGATGAGTGGGGTGATCGGCATGAGCGAAGTGCTGCTCAACACGCGCCTGACGGACGAGCAGCACAAGATGACATGCATCATCCGCGATTCCGCCCAAACCCAGCTGGGCATCCTTAACGACATCCTCGATTTCTCCAAGATCGAAGCCGGCCGGCTGGATCTCTCTATCGAATCCTTCACCATTGCCGATGTGGTCGAGAAGACCTGCGCCATGCTTACCGGACAGGCTCGACAGAAAGGGGTGACGCTGCGCCATGACGTGGATGCGCACATCCCCCGCGCCCTGGAAGGCGATGCCCTGCGGGTCCGGCAGATTCTCACCAACTTCACCACCAATGCCATCAAATTCTCCAGCGGGCTGGACCGCGCGGGCGACGTCGAGGTGGTCGCGCGGCAGGTGGGCGAAGCCAGTGATCCAGTCTGGGTCGAACTCTCGGTGCGCGACAATGGCATTGGCATGGATGCGGCGACGCTGGAGCGAGTGTTCCATCCCTTTACCCAGGCCGACGCGGCGACCGCGCGGAAGTATGGCGGCACCGGGCTGGGGCTGGTGATCAGCACGCGCTTGGCCGAGGTGATGGGGGGCGAGATTCGGGTAGACAGCACGCCGGATGTCGGCAGCACCTTTACCGCCCGCCTGCCCTTTCCCCGCGCCGACGCGACGCCCCTGACCATCGCTGCCGACGCCCAGGACCGACCGCCGCCCCAAGCCACTATTCTTAGTCGCGCGGAGGCTATTGCCCAGGGCCAACTGATCCTGGTGGCCGAGGACAACGTAACCAACCAGGAGGTGATCCGGCAGCAGCTCACCCTGCTGGGCTACCCCTGCGACCTCGCCCCGGACGGACGGGCAGCCTTCAGCCAATGGCTGAGCGGCGACTACGGACTGGTGCTGTCCGACCTGCACATGCCGCACCTGGACGGTTACCAGCTCGCCCAAGCGATCCGGGTTGAGGAAGGGAAACGCGGTGCCGGCCGGACACCCATCCTGGCGCTGACGGCCAATGTCTTGAAGGGTGAGGCCGAGCGTTGCCAAGCCGCGGGTATGGACGTTTACCTGGCTAAGCCCGTATCGCTGCCTGATTTGCAGGCAGCCCTCGATCACTGGTTGCCCAAACCCCTCCTCGGCCGCGCCTCTGCGTTCTCGATCATGCTGCTCGACGACGATACGTTCATGCACGACCTGATCAGCAGCATGTTGGAAGAACTTGGGTATGACGATGTCTCCTGTTACGAAACGGGCGAATCCGCGCTGGCCATGTTGGACCAATCGACTGAGAAACCGGACGCCATCCTGCTCGACATCAACATGCCAGGCATGGACGGCATCGAATTCGTCGAACAATTGATGCAACGCCAATATTCGGGCTGCTTGATCCTGGTCAGCGGCGAAGACGAAATGATGTTGCGCGCCACGGAAAAACTCGCCCAGGAAGTCCATCTGTCGGTGGTCGGTTCAGTACAAAAACCCCCCTTACCGCAGCGACTAGCAGACCTGCTCGGGCGATGCCGAGCAAGACATGCGCCTTCAACACCGACCGCAGCAACGGTGGTCCGTAAGAGCTACGATGCCGCGGCCTTGCGCACGGCCATCGCCAACAGTGAGCTGGTCAACTACTACCAGCCCAAGGTAGCGCTGCCGGGGGGCGAATGGATCGGCGTGGAAACGCTCGTGCGTTGGCAGCACCCCGAGGACGGCCTGGTCTTCCCCGACCAGTTTATTCCGGTGGCCGAGGCCAGTGGGATCATCGGCGACGTGACGCGCGCTGTGTTAAAGGAGTCGATCCGCCAGGCGCAGCTATGGCGTGACGAGGGCTTCGCTCTACAGGTAGCGGTCAATGTCTCGATGGAAGATTTGACCGACATGGCGTTCGCCGATTTTGTCATTGAGCAGGCAGCGAGCCACAACGTTCTACCACAAGCGATCGTCCTGGAGGTCACCGAAGGACGGCTGATGCAGGATTTGGCGACGGCATTGCATGTGCTGACCCGACTCCGCCTAAAGCGCTTTCGCCTCTCCATCGACGACTTCGGCACCGGTCACTCCTCCCTTGCGCAACTGCGTGATTTGCCCTTTGATGAACTCAAAATCGACCGCAGCTTCACCCACAACGCCGGCAAAGATGCACGGCTCAAAGCCATTTTCACCGCCAGTCTCGATATGGCCAAGCAACTTCATATGGAAGTGGTAGTGGAGGGCGTCGAAGATGAGGAGGACTGGGCTTTTCTCCTCACCACCAGCAGCCAGATTGCCCAGGGCTATTTTATTTCTCGTCCGTTGCCGGCCGAAGCATTGCTCCATTGGTATGAGCAATGGCGGAAACGCCAGTAA